The Hemitrygon akajei unplaced genomic scaffold, sHemAka1.3 Scf000207, whole genome shotgun sequence genome window below encodes:
- the LOC140724409 gene encoding uncharacterized protein, whose translation MAHRRVHTGERPFTCSDCGKGFNSSSQLKVHQRVHTGERPFTCSDCGKGFTCSSPLRVHQRVHTGERPFTCSDCGKGFTRSSDLMVHQLVHTGEKPFSCSDCGKGFTRSSQLKVHQRVHTGERPFTCSYCGTGFTQSSSLMKHQRVHTGERPFTCSDCGKGFTYSSQLRVHQRVHTGERPFTCSDCGKGFTQSSQLKIHQRVHTGEKPFTCSDCGKGFTRSSDLMVHQLVHTGEKPFSCSDCGKGFTRSSQLKVHQRVHTGERPFTCSYCGTGFTQSSSLMKHQRVHTGERPFTCSDCGKGFICSSNLKSHQQVHTGEKPFTCSDCGKGFIRSSYLMAHQRVHIRERPFTCSDCGKGFPCSSQLKIHQRVHTGKRPFTCSDCGKGFPYSSQLRVHQRGHTGERPFTCSVCGKGFTQSSELKVHQRVHTGERPFTCSDCGKGFTQSSQLNVHQRVHTGEQPFTCSDCGKGFTCSSQLRVHQRVHTGERPFTCSDCGKGFTCSSQLRVHQRVHTGERPITCSDCGKGFTCSSQLKVHQRVHTGEKPFTCPDCGKGFTWSSQLQRHQRVHSG comes from the coding sequence atggctcaccggagagttcacactggggagaggccgttcacctgctcggactgtgggaagggattcaattcctcatcccaactgaaggtgcatcagcgagttcacactggcgagaggccattcacctgctcagactgtgggaagggattcacttgctcatccccactgagggtacatcagagagttcacactggggagaggccattcacctgctcagactgtggaaagggattcactcggtcatctgacctaatggtacaccagctagttcacactggggagaagccgttctcctgctcagactgtgggaagggattcactcggtcatctcaactgaaggtacatcagagagttcacactggagagaggccattcacctgctcatactgtgggacaggattcactcagtcatcctccctaatgaaacaccagcgagttcacaccggggagcggccattcacctgctcggactgtgggaagggattcacttactcatcccaactgagggtacatcagagagttcacactggggagaggccattcacctgctcagactgtgggaagggattcactcagtcatctcaactgaagatacatcagcgagttcacactggagagaagccgttcacctgctcagactgtggaaagggattcactcggtcatctgacctaatggtacaccagctagttcacactggggagaagccattctcctgctcagactgtgggaagggattcactcggtcatctcaactgaaggtacatcagagagttcacactggagagaggccattcacctgctcatactgtgggacaggattcactcagtcatcctccctaatgaaacaccagcgagttcacaccggggagcggccattcacctgctcggactgtgggaagggattcatttgctcatctaacctgaagtcacatcagcaagttcatactggtgagaagccattcacctgttcagactgtgggaagggattcattcggtcgtCGTACCTGATggctcaccaacgagttcacataagggagcggccgttcacctgctcagactgtgggaagggattcccctgctcatcccaactgaagatacatcaacgagttcacactggcaagaggccattcacctgctcagactgtgggaagggattcccttactcatcccaactgagggtacatcagcgaggtcacactggcgagaggccgttcacctgctcagtctgtgggaaggggttcactcagtcatctgaactgaaagtacatcagcgagttcacactggcgagaggccattcacctgctcagactgtgggaagggattcactcagtcatctcaactgaacgtacatcagagagttcacactggtgagcagccgttcacctgctcagactgtgggaagggattcacttgctcatcccaactgagggtacatcagcgagttcacactggggagaggccgttcacctgctcagactgtgggaagggattcacttgctcatcccaactgagggtacatcagagagttcacactggggagaggccgatcacctgctcagactgtgggaagggattcacttgctcatctcaactgaaggtacatcagcgagttcacactggggagaagccgttcacctgcccagactgcgggaagggattcacttggtcatctcaactacagagacaccaacgagttcacagtgggtag